Proteins encoded within one genomic window of Actinoplanes octamycinicus:
- the galK gene encoding galactokinase, with amino-acid sequence MSIRDEAVKAFTEAYGADPAGLWAAPGRVNLIGEHTDYNDGFVLPFALPQRTVAAAGPAPDGVFSICSTLAPEPVTFGPETAPGEVTGWGAYVAGVVWALREAGFEPPAARIAIASDVPLGSGLSSSAALESAVLTALADLGGLDVPLERRPAIAQRAENLYVGAPTGILDQSASIRCEAGRALFLDCRSYAIEQIPFDLAAAGLAILVINSNAPHQHVDGEYGARRKSCEESAAVLGVPALRDVGVPELPAALDRLGDEVLRKRTRHIVTENQRVLDTVALLRAGRVREIGPLLTASHTSMRDDFEITVAQVDVAVEAALAAGAHGARMTGGGFGGCVLALIDAGRAEETAAAVAAAYADHGFTAPTSWVAVAGPGATKLP; translated from the coding sequence ATGAGCATTCGCGACGAGGCCGTCAAGGCCTTCACCGAGGCGTACGGCGCGGACCCCGCCGGATTGTGGGCCGCCCCCGGCCGGGTCAACCTGATCGGCGAGCACACCGACTACAACGACGGCTTCGTGCTGCCCTTCGCGCTGCCGCAGCGCACCGTCGCGGCGGCCGGCCCGGCCCCGGACGGCGTCTTCTCGATCTGCTCCACGCTGGCGCCCGAGCCGGTGACCTTCGGCCCGGAGACCGCGCCCGGCGAGGTGACCGGCTGGGGGGCCTACGTGGCCGGGGTGGTGTGGGCGCTGCGCGAGGCCGGCTTCGAGCCGCCCGCCGCGCGCATCGCGATCGCCTCGGACGTGCCGCTCGGCTCCGGCCTGTCGTCGTCGGCCGCGCTCGAATCGGCGGTGCTCACCGCGCTGGCCGACCTGGGCGGGCTGGACGTGCCGCTGGAGCGGCGCCCGGCGATCGCCCAGCGCGCCGAGAACCTCTACGTCGGCGCGCCCACCGGCATCCTCGACCAGTCCGCGTCGATCCGCTGCGAGGCCGGCCGGGCGCTGTTCCTGGACTGCCGGTCGTACGCCATCGAGCAGATCCCGTTCGACCTGGCCGCCGCCGGCCTGGCCATCCTGGTGATCAACAGCAACGCCCCGCATCAGCACGTCGACGGCGAGTACGGCGCCCGCCGCAAGAGCTGCGAGGAGTCCGCCGCCGTCCTGGGCGTGCCCGCGCTGCGCGACGTCGGCGTCCCCGAGCTGCCCGCCGCCCTGGACCGGCTCGGCGACGAGGTGCTACGCAAACGCACCCGGCACATCGTCACCGAGAACCAGCGGGTACTGGACACGGTGGCGCTGCTGCGCGCCGGCCGGGTCCGCGAGATCGGCCCGCTGCTGACCGCCTCCCACACCTCGATGCGCGACGACTTCGAGATCACCGTGGCCCAGGTCGACGTGGCCGTGGAGGCGGCCCTGGCCGCCGGCGCCCACGGAGCCCGGATGACCGGCGGCGGCTTCGGCGGCTGCGTCCTGGCCCTGATCGACGCCGGCCGAGCCGAGGAGACCGCCGCCGCGGTCGCCGCCGCCTACGCCGACCACGGCTTCACCGCCCCGACGAGCTGGGTCGCGGTAGCCGGCCCCGGCGCCACCAAACTCCCCTGA
- a CDS encoding BMP family lipoprotein — MRPVRGKRIVAILAAGGLTLAAAACGDAPEETSSGSASSSAAAAYKACMVTDTGGIDDKSFNASAWAGIQAAKAEASNVDPKYVASSSEADYEPNLRNFVSQKCDYILAVGGLMGDSTKKVAGESTSSQFAIVDSSSSGANVYPMQFATQQAAFLAGYLAAGYSKSGKVGTYGGLKIPPVTIFMDGFADGVAYYNQKKGKTVQVLGWDKAKQNGTFADSFIDQNKGKTITQTLVSQGADVVMPVAGGTGLGTAQVAKDSAGKVSVIWVDQDGCKSAAQYCDVFLSTVVKNVQEAVKESVVKGAKGEKLEATPGYIGTLENDGVSLAPFNQFESKVDATLKSELEQLKKDIVAGTVKAESASAPK; from the coding sequence TTGCGCCCAGTACGTGGGAAGCGGATCGTGGCGATTCTCGCGGCAGGTGGGCTGACGCTCGCAGCCGCGGCTTGTGGTGACGCTCCGGAGGAGACCTCGTCCGGCAGCGCCAGCTCCAGCGCGGCCGCCGCTTACAAGGCCTGCATGGTGACCGACACCGGCGGCATCGACGACAAGTCGTTCAACGCCTCCGCGTGGGCCGGCATCCAGGCCGCCAAGGCCGAGGCCAGCAACGTGGACCCGAAGTACGTCGCCTCGTCCTCCGAGGCCGACTACGAGCCGAACCTGCGCAACTTCGTCTCGCAGAAGTGTGACTACATCCTCGCGGTCGGCGGCCTGATGGGCGACTCGACCAAGAAGGTCGCCGGCGAGAGCACCAGCTCGCAGTTCGCCATCGTGGACAGCAGCAGCTCCGGCGCCAACGTCTACCCGATGCAGTTCGCCACCCAGCAGGCCGCCTTCCTGGCCGGCTACCTGGCCGCGGGCTACTCGAAGTCGGGCAAGGTCGGCACCTACGGCGGCCTGAAGATCCCGCCGGTCACCATCTTCATGGACGGCTTCGCCGACGGCGTCGCCTACTACAACCAGAAGAAGGGCAAGACCGTCCAGGTCCTCGGCTGGGACAAGGCGAAGCAGAACGGCACCTTCGCCGACAGCTTCATCGACCAGAACAAGGGCAAGACGATCACCCAGACCCTGGTCTCGCAGGGCGCCGACGTGGTCATGCCGGTCGCCGGCGGCACCGGTCTGGGCACCGCCCAGGTCGCCAAGGACTCGGCCGGCAAGGTCTCGGTCATCTGGGTCGACCAGGACGGCTGCAAGTCGGCCGCGCAGTACTGCGACGTGTTCCTCAGCACCGTGGTGAAGAACGTCCAGGAGGCGGTCAAGGAGTCCGTGGTCAAGGGCGCCAAGGGCGAGAAGCTCGAGGCCACCCCGGGCTACATCGGCACCCTGGAGAACGACGGCGTCAGCCTGGCCCCGTTCAACCAGTTCGAGAGCAAGGTCGACGCGACCCTGAAGTCGGAGCTGGAGCAGCTGAAGAAGGACATCGTCGCCGGTACGGTCAAGGCCGAGTCGGCCAGCGCCCCGAAGTGA
- the galE gene encoding UDP-glucose 4-epimerase GalE, which translates to MKLLVTGGAGYVGSVTSRLLLDAGHEVVVLDSLRTGFREAVAPDATFVEADIADAGRVLTRAAGFDAVLHFAGLIAAGESMARPELYWHENVVKSLALLDAVRAAQVPRVIFSSTAAVYGNPVEIPISETAAKAPTSTYGSTKLAFDLALTSETFAHRLAAVSLRYFNVAGAYIAGGHEIGERHDPETHLIPITLQVAAGKRDKLQLFGDDYPTGDGTCVRDYIHVEDLARAHLLALEAATPGAHKIYNLGNGNGFSNRQVVEAAREVTGAAIPVEIAPRRDGDPATLVASSDRACAELGWVPRKNTLQAMIGDAWTFYRKHVA; encoded by the coding sequence GTGAAATTGCTCGTCACCGGCGGCGCCGGTTACGTCGGCAGCGTGACCAGCCGGCTGCTGCTCGACGCCGGCCACGAGGTCGTGGTGCTGGACAGCCTGCGGACCGGGTTCCGCGAGGCGGTCGCCCCGGACGCCACCTTCGTCGAGGCGGACATCGCCGACGCCGGCCGGGTGCTCACGCGGGCGGCCGGCTTCGACGCGGTGCTGCACTTCGCCGGGCTGATCGCGGCCGGCGAGTCGATGGCCAGGCCCGAGCTGTACTGGCACGAGAACGTGGTGAAGTCGCTCGCCCTGCTGGACGCGGTCCGCGCCGCCCAGGTGCCCCGGGTGATCTTCTCGTCCACCGCCGCGGTCTACGGCAACCCGGTCGAGATCCCGATCAGCGAGACCGCCGCCAAGGCCCCGACCAGCACCTACGGGTCCACCAAGCTGGCCTTCGACCTGGCCCTGACCTCGGAGACGTTCGCGCACCGGCTGGCCGCCGTCTCGCTGCGCTACTTCAACGTGGCCGGGGCGTACATCGCCGGCGGGCACGAGATCGGCGAGCGGCACGACCCGGAGACCCACCTGATCCCGATCACCCTGCAGGTGGCCGCCGGCAAGCGGGACAAGCTGCAACTGTTCGGCGACGACTACCCGACCGGCGACGGCACCTGCGTGCGCGACTACATCCACGTCGAGGACCTGGCCCGGGCGCACCTGCTGGCGCTGGAGGCGGCCACCCCCGGCGCGCACAAGATCTACAACCTGGGCAACGGGAACGGCTTCTCCAACCGGCAGGTCGTCGAGGCGGCCCGCGAGGTGACCGGCGCCGCCATCCCGGTGGAGATCGCCCCGCGCCGGGACGGCGACCCGGCCACCCTGGTGGCCTCCTCCGACCGGGCCTGCGCCGAGCTGGGCTGGGTACCCCGGAAGAACACCCTGCAGGCGATGATCGGTGACGCTTGGACCTTCTACCGGAAGCACGTGGCATGA
- a CDS encoding YihY/virulence factor BrkB family protein, translating to MNPIDRAYDAVAARIMKVRYRSRYFDHLCRTLLRYDGVQGGRLAAASAYYAFFAVFALLLIGYSVFGFLLTSNPELFHAVHDFLRQNLPFLDVQAILDSKKTVGIVGIVGLTFTGIGWVEAIRSSQRHIWQLREQPGYFGIRQGLDLLVLVGILILLALTQLAVYGLEKVLVWMADGGFQNTLTVVSLILTLGVNMLLAAALLTAVPRLRMTARRMTPPVLQVGIGLMLLNTVGKSFVAMVQRNPAYGLVGSAVGALVYLYVFHQLLLFGAAWAATSPHGRVVDLSADDKTAPVGQNLWIRDARPR from the coding sequence GTGAACCCCATCGATCGGGCCTACGACGCGGTGGCGGCCCGGATCATGAAGGTGCGGTACCGCTCCCGCTACTTCGACCACCTGTGCCGGACGCTGCTGCGGTACGACGGTGTGCAGGGCGGCCGGCTGGCCGCCGCGAGCGCCTACTACGCGTTCTTCGCCGTCTTCGCGCTGCTGCTGATCGGCTACTCGGTCTTCGGGTTCCTGCTCACCAGCAATCCCGAGCTGTTCCACGCGGTGCACGACTTCCTCCGGCAGAACCTGCCGTTCCTCGACGTGCAGGCGATCCTGGACAGCAAGAAGACCGTCGGCATCGTCGGCATCGTCGGCCTGACCTTCACCGGCATCGGCTGGGTGGAGGCGATCCGCTCCTCGCAGCGGCACATCTGGCAGCTGCGCGAGCAGCCCGGCTACTTCGGCATCCGGCAGGGGCTGGACCTGCTGGTGCTGGTCGGCATCCTGATCCTGCTGGCGCTCACCCAGCTGGCCGTCTACGGCCTGGAGAAGGTGCTGGTCTGGATGGCCGACGGCGGCTTCCAGAACACTCTCACGGTGGTCAGCCTGATCCTCACGCTGGGCGTGAACATGCTGCTGGCCGCGGCCCTGCTGACCGCGGTGCCCCGGCTGCGGATGACCGCGCGGCGGATGACGCCGCCGGTGCTGCAGGTCGGGATCGGGCTGATGCTGCTCAACACGGTGGGCAAGTCGTTCGTCGCGATGGTCCAGCGCAACCCGGCGTACGGCCTGGTCGGCTCGGCCGTCGGCGCGCTGGTCTACCTCTACGTCTTCCACCAGCTGCTGCTGTTCGGCGCGGCCTGGGCGGCGACCAGCCCGCACGGCCGGGTGGTGGATCTGTCCGCCGACGACAAAACCGCTCCGGTGGGCCAAAACCTGTGGATCCGGGACGCCCGGCCGCGATGA
- the trpS gene encoding tryptophan--tRNA ligase produces the protein MSDVARRPRVLSGIQPTADSFHLGNYLGAVRNWVAMQETHDAFYMVVDLHAITMGHDPATLRNRTRISVAQLLALGLDPERCTLFVQSHVPEHAQLGWVLSCITGFGEAGRMVQFKDKSAKAGQDSTSVGLFTYPILQAADILLYQADQVPVGEDQRQHLELTRDLAQRFNTRFGQTFTMPSAFIVKDTAKITDLQDPTIKMSKSASSPNGIIELLEDPARSAKKIKSAVTDTGREILYDEVNKPGISNLLTMYAALTTRTIDDLLEQYDGRGYGDLKKDLAEVLVEFVKPIQEKTKAYLDDKAQLDKLLAIGAEKARAVSARTLAKTYQNVGFLSPARGA, from the coding sequence ATGTCCGACGTTGCCCGCCGCCCGCGAGTGCTCTCCGGCATCCAGCCGACCGCCGACTCCTTCCACCTCGGCAACTACCTCGGCGCGGTGCGCAACTGGGTCGCGATGCAGGAGACCCACGACGCGTTCTACATGGTGGTCGATCTGCACGCGATCACCATGGGGCACGACCCGGCGACGCTCCGTAACCGTACCCGGATCTCGGTGGCCCAGCTGCTCGCGCTCGGGCTCGACCCGGAGCGGTGCACCCTCTTCGTCCAGTCGCACGTGCCGGAGCACGCCCAGCTCGGCTGGGTGCTCAGCTGCATCACCGGGTTCGGCGAGGCCGGCCGGATGGTCCAGTTCAAGGACAAGTCGGCCAAGGCCGGGCAGGACAGCACCAGCGTCGGCCTGTTCACCTACCCGATCCTGCAGGCCGCGGACATCCTGCTCTACCAGGCCGACCAGGTCCCGGTCGGCGAGGACCAGCGGCAGCACCTGGAGCTGACCCGGGACCTGGCGCAGCGGTTCAACACCCGGTTCGGCCAGACCTTCACGATGCCGTCGGCGTTCATCGTCAAGGACACCGCGAAGATCACCGACCTGCAGGACCCGACGATCAAGATGTCCAAGTCGGCCTCCTCGCCGAACGGGATCATCGAGCTGCTGGAGGACCCGGCCCGCTCGGCCAAGAAGATCAAGTCGGCGGTCACCGACACCGGCCGCGAGATCCTGTACGACGAGGTGAACAAGCCCGGCATCAGCAACCTGCTGACCATGTACGCGGCGCTCACCACCCGCACCATCGACGACCTGCTCGAGCAGTACGACGGCCGCGGCTACGGCGACCTGAAGAAGGACCTGGCCGAGGTGCTGGTCGAGTTCGTCAAGCCGATCCAGGAGAAGACCAAGGCGTACCTGGACGACAAGGCGCAGCTGGACAAGCTGCTGGCGATCGGCGCGGAGAAGGCTCGCGCGGTGTCCGCCCGCACGCTCGCCAAGACGTACCAGAACGTGGGTTTCCTCAGCCCCGCCCGCGGGGCCTGA
- a CDS encoding ABC transporter ATP-binding protein, with product MANDHIDITVEPGEVHALLGENGAGKSTLMNQLYGLLQPDEGQIVVNDEPTVFRSPRDAIAAGIGMVHQHFMLVPVFTVAENIALGAEETRGGPLGWLDRRRARRDVLETSKKFGLPVDPDALVEDLPVGAQQRVEIVKALTRDVDLLILDEPTAVLTPQETEELLAVMRSLTEMGKSIVFITHKLKEVKAIADRITVVRRGKIVGTASPDTSEDELAALMVGRAVSLEVDKQPAEPGRAVLQVAGLVVDDDRGIRAVDGVDLEVRAGEVMGIAGVQGNGQTELVEAIMGLREVRAGTIELDSEDLAGQSTKKILRSGVGYVPEDRSHDGVVKEFSVAENLILDMYDREPFGNAFRLDLTKIGGNAKERVTQFDIRCQSPESAVGTLSGGNQQKVVIAREMSRPLRLFIASQPTRGVDVGSIEFIHGQIIHERDQGTAVLVVSSELDEVVGLADRIAVMYRGRILAIVSPDTPREEIGLLMAGITGGNEEKK from the coding sequence GTGGCCAACGACCACATCGACATCACCGTCGAGCCCGGCGAGGTGCACGCCCTGCTGGGCGAGAACGGCGCCGGCAAGTCCACCCTGATGAACCAGTTGTACGGCCTGCTGCAGCCGGACGAGGGCCAGATCGTCGTGAACGACGAGCCCACGGTCTTCCGCAGCCCCCGCGACGCGATCGCGGCCGGCATCGGCATGGTGCACCAGCACTTCATGCTGGTCCCGGTCTTCACCGTGGCGGAGAACATCGCGCTCGGCGCCGAGGAGACCCGCGGCGGCCCGCTCGGCTGGCTGGACCGCCGCCGCGCCCGCCGGGACGTGCTGGAGACCTCGAAGAAGTTCGGCCTGCCGGTCGACCCGGACGCGCTGGTCGAGGACCTGCCGGTCGGCGCCCAGCAGCGGGTGGAGATCGTCAAGGCGCTGACCCGCGACGTCGACCTGCTGATCCTGGACGAGCCGACCGCGGTGCTCACCCCGCAGGAGACCGAGGAACTGCTCGCGGTGATGCGCTCGCTCACCGAGATGGGCAAGTCGATCGTCTTCATCACCCACAAGCTCAAAGAGGTCAAGGCGATCGCCGACCGGATCACCGTGGTCCGCCGCGGCAAGATCGTCGGCACCGCCAGCCCGGACACCAGTGAGGACGAGCTGGCCGCCCTGATGGTCGGCCGCGCGGTCAGCCTCGAGGTGGACAAGCAGCCGGCCGAGCCGGGCCGCGCCGTGCTCCAGGTGGCCGGCCTGGTCGTCGACGACGACCGGGGGATCCGCGCGGTCGACGGCGTCGACCTGGAGGTCCGTGCCGGCGAGGTGATGGGCATCGCCGGGGTGCAGGGCAACGGGCAGACCGAGCTGGTCGAGGCGATCATGGGGCTGCGCGAGGTGCGCGCCGGCACGATCGAGCTGGACAGCGAGGACCTGGCCGGGCAGAGCACCAAGAAGATCCTGCGCTCCGGCGTCGGCTACGTCCCCGAGGACCGCAGCCACGACGGCGTGGTCAAGGAGTTCAGCGTCGCCGAGAACCTGATCCTGGACATGTACGACCGGGAGCCGTTCGGCAACGCGTTCCGGCTGGACCTCACGAAGATCGGCGGGAACGCCAAGGAGCGGGTCACGCAGTTCGACATCCGGTGCCAGTCACCGGAGTCCGCGGTCGGCACCCTCTCCGGCGGCAACCAGCAGAAGGTCGTCATCGCCCGGGAGATGTCCCGGCCGCTGCGCCTGTTCATCGCGTCCCAGCCGACCCGCGGCGTGGACGTCGGCTCGATCGAGTTCATCCACGGCCAGATCATCCACGAGCGGGACCAGGGCACCGCGGTGCTGGTGGTCTCCAGCGAGCTCGACGAGGTGGTCGGGCTGGCCGACCGGATCGCGGTGATGTACCGCGGCCGGATCCTGGCGATCGTCTCGCCGGACACCCCGCGCGAGGAGATCGGCCTGCTGATGGCCGGCATCACCGGCGGCAACGAGGAGAAGAAGTGA
- a CDS encoding IS110 family transposase: MWFCRDDGKVNGYMGQLIIGVDPHKRSATIEIINEREQVLARGRYGTDTGGYQQMLAAGRRHAGRVWAVEGCNGIGRHLAQRLVADGETVLDVPAKLAAKARNFDTGHGRKTDGHDAHHIAVTALRTPGLRRVHADGATVALRLLADRRDQLGATRTETINRLHQLLLELIPGGAKKNLTTDQARTLLERVSVPAGDIVTATRYQLAGDLADELTTLDTKIKAANRQLKTVLAATGTQLTSLNGIGPSGAARLLGDIGDISRFPTRGHFATWNGTAPIDVSSGDNHHHRLNRAGNRRINRVLHIMAITQLRFDTPGRAYYQRKRAEGKTAMEAMRALKRRLSDTVYRQMIKDDHTAQQTATGPGGHTGATLNSSAADPNPKIDTSEKSQPGPANHHPKTPLTPTP; encoded by the coding sequence GTGTGGTTCTGCCGCGACGACGGGAAGGTCAACGGGTACATGGGTCAGCTGATCATTGGAGTCGATCCGCACAAGCGGTCCGCGACGATCGAGATCATCAACGAGCGTGAACAGGTGCTGGCCCGTGGCAGGTACGGCACCGACACCGGTGGCTACCAGCAGATGCTCGCCGCCGGCCGCCGTCACGCCGGCCGGGTGTGGGCGGTCGAGGGCTGTAACGGCATCGGCCGGCACCTGGCCCAGCGGCTGGTCGCCGACGGCGAAACCGTGCTGGACGTCCCGGCGAAACTCGCCGCGAAAGCCCGCAACTTTGACACCGGGCACGGCCGTAAAACCGACGGTCACGACGCGCACCACATCGCGGTGACCGCCCTGCGCACCCCGGGCCTGCGCCGCGTTCACGCCGACGGCGCCACCGTCGCGCTGCGGCTGCTGGCCGACCGCCGCGACCAGCTCGGCGCCACCCGCACCGAGACCATCAACCGGCTGCACCAGCTACTGCTCGAACTGATCCCCGGCGGCGCGAAGAAGAACCTGACCACCGACCAGGCCCGCACCCTGCTCGAACGCGTCAGCGTCCCGGCCGGCGACATCGTCACCGCCACCCGCTATCAGCTGGCCGGCGACCTGGCCGACGAGCTCACCACCCTGGACACCAAGATCAAAGCAGCCAACCGGCAGCTGAAGACCGTGCTGGCCGCCACCGGCACCCAGCTGACCAGCCTCAACGGCATCGGCCCCTCCGGCGCCGCCCGCCTGCTCGGCGACATCGGCGACATCAGCCGCTTCCCGACCCGCGGGCACTTCGCCACCTGGAACGGCACCGCCCCCATCGACGTGTCCTCCGGCGACAACCATCATCACCGGCTCAACCGGGCCGGGAACCGGCGCATCAACCGGGTCCTGCACATCATGGCCATCACCCAGCTCCGCTTCGACACCCCCGGCCGCGCCTACTACCAGCGCAAACGCGCCGAAGGCAAAACCGCGATGGAAGCCATGCGAGCGTTGAAACGACGCCTGTCCGACACCGTCTACCGCCAAATGATCAAAGACGACCACACGGCACAACAGACAGCGACGGGTCCGGGAGGACACACGGGGGCGACTCTGAACTCCAGCGCGGCCGACCCAAACCCCAAGATCGACACTTCGGAAAAGTCACAACCCGGACCCGCCAACCACCACCCTAAAACACCCCTCACACCAACCCCTTGA
- a CDS encoding 2'-5' RNA ligase family protein encodes MSDPARTRIGVAIDIPEPWGAMLTRRRAEAGDPQAAWTPAHVTLLGPTEVDTDVLPAVEKHLESVASAQPPFTIHLRGTGTFRPVTEVVFVSLAMGISECELLAEAITRSEDIRRDSRFPYHPHVTVAQDVAPDALDAVFDDLAGFSARFPVSSFTLFSHGGEGPWRPRRDFPLGG; translated from the coding sequence GTGTCCGACCCCGCCCGCACCCGGATCGGCGTGGCCATCGACATCCCGGAGCCCTGGGGCGCGATGCTGACCCGCCGGCGCGCGGAGGCCGGCGACCCGCAGGCCGCCTGGACGCCGGCGCACGTCACCCTGCTCGGCCCGACCGAGGTGGACACCGACGTGCTGCCGGCGGTGGAGAAACACCTGGAGTCGGTCGCCTCGGCCCAGCCGCCGTTCACCATCCACCTGCGCGGGACCGGCACGTTCCGGCCGGTCACCGAGGTGGTTTTCGTCAGCCTGGCGATGGGCATCAGCGAGTGTGAGCTGCTCGCCGAGGCGATCACCCGGTCCGAGGACATCCGCCGGGACAGCCGGTTCCCCTACCACCCGCACGTCACCGTGGCGCAGGACGTGGCGCCGGACGCGCTGGACGCGGTCTTCGACGATCTCGCCGGGTTCTCGGCGCGATTCCCGGTGTCGTCGTTCACGCTCTTCTCGCACGGTGGCGAGGGACCCTGGCGGCCGCGGCGTGACTTCCCGCTCGGCGGCTGA
- a CDS encoding ATP-binding protein — MGVSPPYLHDDTEQGVSVRVDIAADAAVSLLTVRGPWDDRLRQNTSVSLRRCFTEHPDALIVDLSRLRDPRSESVPTWTTARTVAAGLQPPVHLALCVPPDLPLADRMQGLGAGRFLPVYAKVRQARVAVAGRIPDAERLVVTLRPDTDAPSLARNLVSDACLGWGLTGLLHRSRLVMSELVTNAVEHAGTEIRVVVTRRGAGLHLSVGDGDPRMPRMLRPARPRKGMPLDERGRGLQTVHETAELWGAVPTPSGKVVWATVRERRTAA, encoded by the coding sequence ATGGGGGTCAGCCCACCGTATCTTCACGATGACACCGAGCAAGGTGTCTCCGTCCGCGTCGACATCGCCGCCGACGCTGCCGTCTCGCTGCTCACGGTTCGCGGGCCCTGGGACGACCGGCTCCGGCAGAACACGTCGGTCTCGCTGCGCCGCTGCTTCACCGAGCATCCGGACGCGCTGATCGTCGACCTGAGCCGGCTGCGCGACCCGCGCAGCGAGAGCGTGCCGACCTGGACCACGGCCCGGACCGTGGCGGCCGGCCTGCAACCGCCGGTGCACCTGGCCCTCTGCGTGCCGCCGGACCTGCCGCTGGCCGACCGGATGCAGGGTCTGGGCGCCGGGCGGTTCCTGCCGGTCTACGCGAAGGTGCGGCAGGCCCGGGTGGCCGTCGCCGGCCGGATCCCGGACGCCGAGCGGCTGGTGGTCACGCTCCGGCCGGACACCGACGCGCCGAGCCTGGCCCGGAACCTGGTCAGTGACGCCTGCCTGGGCTGGGGTCTGACCGGGCTGCTGCACCGCAGCCGGCTGGTGATGTCCGAGCTGGTGACGAACGCGGTCGAGCACGCCGGCACGGAGATCCGGGTGGTGGTGACCCGGCGCGGCGCCGGGCTGCACCTGTCGGTCGGTGACGGCGATCCGCGGATGCCGCGAATGCTGCGCCCGGCCCGGCCGCGCAAGGGGATGCCGCTGGACGAGCGGGGCCGCGGCCTGCAGACCGTGCACGAGACGGCCGAGCTGTGGGGTGCGGTGCCGACCCCGAGCGGGAAAGTGGTGTGGGCGACGGTCCGGGAGCGCCGGACCGCCGCCTGA
- a CDS encoding SCO4848 family membrane protein, with product MVITRRWAAFLMAVGVWTWVIWPRFALAIYRDDRSFDGGSPTSFLWVHALLIAASLTIGTVVGVLGVRAWRAVPKRVLTENAAVTEK from the coding sequence GTGGTGATCACGCGACGGTGGGCGGCGTTCCTGATGGCGGTCGGCGTCTGGACCTGGGTGATCTGGCCCCGGTTCGCTCTGGCGATCTACCGGGACGACCGGTCCTTCGACGGCGGGTCGCCGACCTCGTTCCTCTGGGTGCACGCCCTGCTGATCGCGGCGTCGCTGACGATCGGGACGGTGGTGGGCGTGCTCGGCGTGCGCGCGTGGCGGGCCGTACCGAAAAGGGTCTTGACAGAGAACGCGGCCGTGACCGAAAAGTGA